One window from the genome of Streptomyces sp. NBC_01476 encodes:
- a CDS encoding Kelch repeat-containing protein: MRGRRVPGVLALLGAVAVAVWGLQAPAASARPAPAGGGGAAGSYKPVCGTPEPGRFACFALRRTDVSAARNLRGPAAAPGAAAPAGYGPGDLLSAYNLPSDGGAGQTVAIVDAYDDPAAEADLAAYREQFGLPACTAAGGCFTKVDQRGGSSYPQPDPGWAGEISLDLDMVSAIAPNARILLVEGDDPSGDSLGAAVDTAVALGAKYVSNSYGTDYRAGPGSGEDPSETTALDAHYNHPGVAVVASSGDYAYGVAYPAASQFVTSVGGTSLARDGNSARGWSEAAWGRAGSGCSLYEPKPAFQQDTGCANRAVADVSAVADPATGVAVYQTYGGTGWAVFGGTSVSSPIIASVYADAATPVPGTYPNAYPYADREGLNDVTTGSNGGCDPAYLCRAAAGYDGPTGLGTPNGLQSFRTGPHGRLSGTLLDSTTGKPVVGAVVSSGTDAAHTDATGHYALVLPAGSHEVTAAAFGYATRTLKDVPVADGASVTRNITVTPVPSATVTGKVTDGSGHGWPLCARIGVAGDPEAIWTDPVTGVYKVTLPRNADFTLDVAAVAPGYQALTRRIHVGMKPLTADFSPTADPWVATAPGYAVHLTGRTETFDSSTAPPHDWTVTNAAGAVGGWEFDDPAGEGNSTGGQGSFAIVDSTYYGWDARQDSELVSPVYDFTGQDTPELAFDTMYTYNPSRMNFGVEASDDGGATWTAVWSPDDNVYYAGPTPVVVPLTAYANAKAVRLRFHYAATGVWYWGVDDVFVGQRDFTPTPGGLVVGTAKDANTGLAAAGVMVSDGSDAAVHTQTMATPEDLSLDDGYFSLFVPGPGRHTLTAVKSNYTDRPEVLTVRADRTTAVSYSLKAGRLAVTPGSIDATVPRGSKVTRRLRVSNTGTATATLTLGEQPGAMLPGAAQGAPLQRVKGTYPLGRVPAASAGASPAGHTAPVPVNAWQGAPGLPSAVMDNIADSHQGKVYSGFGDPGFSVNGEGDSNDLYVLDPDLGTWKQLAGAADAREAPGHGFIGDKLYVAGGWGGPEENPDPKLEVYDTVSGTWSTGAPDPRPHAGSGSAVLGGELYLVGGCDVDCGVADVNVYDPVTDTWSRAADYPEPVSWASCASSAGKLYCAGGATNAGNIAHTYAYDPALGTWSRLADMPVPLWGSAYAAANGLLVVAGGVDGDVLSNQSFAFDPDRDTWSALPNAATATYRGGGALGFYKVGGGTGGLAVTSAVENLPGFAVDPASDVPWLGESTQRLTLRPGASTTLTVTLDAHTPRMPAPGNYEARLTFGTDTPYTLPPTAVTLHVTSPPHHPGSPAG; this comes from the coding sequence TTGAGGGGACGGAGGGTGCCGGGCGTACTCGCACTGCTCGGCGCGGTCGCGGTGGCTGTTTGGGGGTTGCAGGCGCCGGCGGCGTCCGCGCGTCCGGCGCCGGCGGGTGGCGGCGGCGCCGCGGGGTCCTACAAGCCGGTGTGTGGCACGCCGGAGCCAGGCCGGTTCGCCTGCTTCGCGCTGCGCCGCACGGACGTGTCCGCGGCGCGTAACCTGCGCGGACCTGCCGCGGCCCCTGGGGCCGCCGCGCCCGCCGGGTACGGCCCCGGTGACCTGCTCAGCGCCTACAACCTTCCGTCTGACGGCGGCGCCGGCCAGACCGTCGCGATCGTCGACGCGTACGACGACCCGGCGGCGGAAGCGGATCTCGCCGCCTACCGTGAGCAGTTCGGGCTGCCGGCGTGCACTGCGGCCGGCGGCTGCTTCACCAAGGTCGACCAGCGCGGGGGCAGTTCCTACCCGCAGCCGGATCCGGGTTGGGCGGGGGAGATATCCCTCGACCTCGACATGGTCTCGGCGATAGCGCCCAACGCGCGCATCCTGCTGGTGGAGGGGGACGATCCGAGCGGCGACAGCCTCGGCGCGGCCGTTGACACCGCGGTGGCGCTCGGCGCCAAGTACGTGTCCAATTCCTACGGTACGGACTACCGGGCGGGCCCGGGCAGCGGCGAGGACCCGTCGGAGACCACCGCGCTCGACGCCCACTACAACCATCCGGGCGTTGCCGTCGTGGCCTCCTCCGGTGATTACGCCTACGGCGTCGCCTATCCGGCGGCTTCACAGTTCGTCACTTCCGTGGGTGGCACCTCGCTGGCCCGTGACGGGAACAGCGCCCGGGGCTGGTCCGAAGCGGCCTGGGGGCGGGCGGGTTCCGGGTGCTCCCTGTACGAGCCGAAGCCTGCCTTCCAGCAGGACACCGGATGTGCCAACCGCGCGGTGGCGGACGTCTCCGCGGTCGCCGACCCGGCTACGGGTGTCGCGGTCTACCAGACCTACGGCGGCACCGGCTGGGCGGTTTTCGGTGGCACCAGCGTGTCGTCGCCGATCATCGCGTCGGTGTACGCGGACGCGGCCACCCCGGTCCCGGGCACGTACCCCAACGCCTACCCGTATGCCGACCGTGAAGGGCTCAACGACGTCACCACGGGGAGCAACGGCGGCTGCGACCCGGCCTACTTGTGCCGCGCCGCCGCGGGCTACGACGGTCCCACCGGCCTGGGCACTCCGAACGGCCTGCAGTCCTTCCGCACCGGGCCGCACGGCCGGCTGTCCGGAACGCTTCTCGACAGCACTACGGGCAAGCCCGTCGTCGGCGCCGTGGTCTCCTCCGGGACGGATGCCGCCCACACCGACGCCACGGGGCACTACGCCCTGGTGCTGCCGGCCGGCAGCCATGAGGTCACGGCGGCTGCTTTCGGGTACGCCACCCGGACCCTGAAGGACGTCCCGGTCGCCGACGGCGCCTCCGTCACCCGGAACATCACGGTCACCCCGGTGCCCAGTGCGACGGTCACGGGCAAGGTCACCGACGGTTCGGGCCACGGCTGGCCGCTCTGCGCCAGGATCGGTGTCGCCGGTGATCCCGAGGCCATCTGGACAGACCCCGTCACCGGCGTCTACAAGGTGACCCTGCCGCGCAACGCCGACTTCACGCTCGACGTGGCCGCGGTCGCGCCCGGTTACCAGGCCCTCACCCGGCGGATCCACGTCGGTATGAAGCCACTCACCGCCGACTTCTCGCCGACCGCCGACCCGTGGGTTGCCACCGCTCCGGGTTATGCCGTCCACCTGACCGGCAGGACCGAGACGTTCGACTCGTCCACCGCCCCGCCGCACGACTGGACGGTCACCAACGCCGCTGGGGCCGTGGGCGGTTGGGAGTTCGACGACCCGGCCGGCGAGGGCAACAGCACCGGCGGGCAGGGATCCTTCGCCATCGTGGACAGCACCTACTACGGCTGGGATGCCCGTCAGGACTCCGAACTGGTCAGCCCTGTCTACGACTTCACCGGGCAGGACACCCCCGAACTGGCCTTTGACACGATGTACACCTACAACCCGTCGCGGATGAACTTCGGCGTTGAGGCGTCCGACGACGGAGGGGCCACCTGGACGGCGGTCTGGTCTCCTGACGACAACGTGTACTACGCCGGACCCACACCGGTCGTCGTGCCGCTCACCGCTTACGCGAATGCCAAGGCCGTGCGCCTGCGGTTCCATTACGCGGCAACGGGCGTGTGGTACTGGGGCGTTGACGACGTCTTCGTCGGGCAGCGTGATTTCACCCCCACCCCCGGCGGTCTGGTCGTGGGCACCGCGAAGGACGCCAACACCGGTCTGGCGGCCGCGGGTGTGATGGTCAGTGACGGCAGCGATGCGGCCGTGCACACCCAGACGATGGCCACCCCCGAGGACCTGTCCCTCGATGACGGGTACTTTTCGCTGTTCGTCCCCGGCCCCGGCAGGCACACTCTCACCGCGGTCAAGAGCAACTACACCGACCGCCCGGAGGTGTTGACGGTTCGGGCCGACCGCACCACCGCGGTCTCGTACTCCCTGAAAGCCGGCCGGCTCGCCGTGACACCCGGCAGCATCGACGCCACCGTGCCTCGCGGCAGCAAGGTCACGCGGCGGCTGAGGGTTTCCAACACCGGTACGGCGACCGCGACGCTGACGCTCGGGGAGCAGCCCGGCGCGATGCTCCCCGGCGCGGCGCAGGGAGCCCCCCTGCAGCGCGTCAAGGGCACCTACCCCCTCGGCCGGGTCCCCGCCGCCTCCGCCGGTGCCTCGCCGGCCGGGCATACGGCACCGGTCCCGGTCAATGCCTGGCAGGGTGCCCCCGGCCTGCCGTCGGCTGTGATGGACAACATTGCCGACAGCCACCAGGGGAAGGTCTACTCCGGCTTCGGTGACCCCGGGTTCTCCGTCAACGGCGAAGGTGACAGCAACGACCTCTACGTCCTCGATCCGGATTTGGGTACCTGGAAGCAGCTCGCGGGCGCGGCCGACGCCCGTGAGGCGCCGGGGCACGGCTTCATCGGGGACAAGCTGTATGTCGCGGGCGGCTGGGGCGGCCCGGAGGAGAACCCGGACCCGAAGCTGGAGGTGTATGACACCGTTTCCGGTACGTGGTCCACGGGTGCCCCCGACCCGCGCCCGCACGCGGGTTCCGGTTCGGCCGTACTCGGCGGCGAGCTGTACCTGGTCGGGGGCTGCGACGTGGACTGCGGCGTGGCCGACGTCAATGTCTACGACCCGGTGACCGACACCTGGAGCCGGGCCGCCGACTACCCGGAGCCGGTTTCCTGGGCGTCCTGCGCGTCCAGCGCCGGGAAGCTCTACTGCGCCGGCGGCGCCACCAACGCGGGGAACATTGCCCACACTTACGCCTACGACCCGGCGCTGGGGACGTGGTCGCGGCTCGCGGACATGCCGGTGCCGTTGTGGGGCTCGGCGTACGCGGCGGCCAACGGCCTGCTGGTGGTCGCCGGCGGTGTCGACGGCGACGTCCTGAGCAACCAGAGCTTTGCCTTCGACCCGGACAGGGATACGTGGAGCGCGCTGCCCAACGCAGCCACGGCCACGTACCGCGGTGGCGGTGCGCTCGGGTTCTACAAGGTCGGCGGCGGGACCGGCGGGCTGGCCGTGACCTCGGCGGTGGAGAATCTGCCGGGCTTCGCGGTCGACCCGGCTTCCGACGTGCCGTGGCTGGGGGAGAGCACCCAGCGGCTCACCCTGCGGCCGGGGGCGAGCACCACGCTGACGGTGACCCTGGACGCGCACACCCCCCGGATGCCCGCCCCGGGTAACTACGAGGCCCGCCTCACCTTCGGCACGGACACCCCGTACACCCTTCCGCCAACCGCGGTGACCCTCCACGTCACCTCACCGCCCCACCACCCTGGAAGCCCTGCGGGCTGA